In Thermococcus sp. CX2, the genomic stretch GCTCCATCTCGGGGTGCCTCTCCTCGCCGCGGCTGTCGAGTCCTATGATGATGAAGTTCCCGATGACCTCATAGAAGTACCTCGGGCCAACGTATTCGGTGTAGTAGGTCGGTGGGTGGTCATGGTTGCCCTTCACGCTTATGAAAGGTGTTCCGGCAGCCGTGGCGTGGAGTATGGCCTCGTCGAGCATCTGATAACCTGCCCTGTCGCCGTTGGTGTCGACATCGTCACCTGTAGCGAGGATAATGTTCACAATGTTCTCTCCATTCGAACCCACCATTGCGTAGTACGTCATGAAGCTGTCGGTAGCGGTGTAGCTGTGCAGGGGTATCGGATTCTGGCAGTACTTGAGTATCTCGGTGATGCTCTTCTGGAAGTAGTCACCGCAGACGAGCCCCATCTTGGAGCCGCTCGTGACGTGGAGGTCGCTTCCCTGGGCTATCCTGAGAACAGTGGGTGCCTCCTTCATGACCCACACGCCGTTGGGTATGGTTACCTCGCCCTTGTCGCTCTTGACGACGAGGAAATAGACATCTGGGGTTGCATCATCAGGTATCTTGGCCTTTATTACACCGTTCTCAGTGCCTAGTATCTGGAGGTCGTAGGGACCGTGGAGAATTGAGATTATCTGGAGGCTCTGGATTGTAACCCCCTCAGCGGGGTAGATTTCAATTGTGTCTCCGGGGAGCCCTATCGCTGGAGCACCTGGAAGTGGTTTGACTAAAACCTCTCCTGGGGCGAGGTCAGTTGCTACGGCTGAAACGGTGGTCGTTGGAATTGCTGCCAAGGTAAAAAGAGCTACCAACAGGGCTATTATTCTTTTGCCCAGCATGGTATCACCAAAACATCCATAGGAAAAACTGGATTATAAGTTTTCCCTTTCTAAACAGCGTTTTGAAGCTCAGGGGTTCCATCTGAGCGACGAGACTGCCCATCCCATCATTTTCTCGGCAATTTCGGAGTTTCCGCCGAAGCGTTTGTACATCTGATAGTTTATCCAAATTCGCTCGTAGAGGTTCCTTGCCAGCTCAACCTTTACCTCCCTCGTGGCCACGAAGAGCCTCGTCAAATCAACCGCCATTTCGAGGAGAAGGTAATCGGCACGGCTTATGGGTCGAGGGGGAAGGGAACCCTCTATAACCCCCTCTGGTTTGAGGGAACACCTGAGAACGGTGGCCTTTCCGAGCTTGTCCTCGTGGGTTTCTTCCATGAGCTTAACTTCCCCATAAACCCCCGGAAGGCCTTTAATCCAGCGATGGGGCTTTCTCTCCGCGAACTCAACGTTCACTGGAATGTTTAGCGCGAGCTTGACCAAGAGCTCGACGTCGTTCGTTATCTGAATCGAGGCGTATGGATGGGCTTTCAGCTCCTCGGCACTTCTCCCACCGAAGAGCTTGAAGTTGAGAGCCTCTCCCTTCCTGACCACACCTACTGGAGTGGCATTGGAGTGCGTAACCAGGAGAACCTCGTAAACCTGTCCTTCGTTGAACAGTTCGAGCATCCGTGCCACCAAAGGGAAATGGAGAAAAGGGAATTTAAAGCTGCTGCTTTGGAAGGACGATTATATCGTCCCTATCAACGTAGAATGTGACCTCTTGGAGCGGCCTGAGGTGGGCAACTTCCTTGTCGCTGATGGTTCTGGAGATAATCCTGGTCTCTCCGAAGAGGCCAACGACCTCGACAAAGAAGCCGTAGTACTCGATGAGGTCTACTGTTCCGGTGAATGAGACCGCATTCTCGACGGGCTTGAGCTTTATCCTCTCGGGCCTTATGACGATAACGACTTTGTCGCTCTTCTCGGTGTAGTAGAGGCCATCCAGCCTTATGCCCTCGAACTCGACGGTAACCCTGTCCCCGTTCCTCTCGACGACTTTAGCCGGAATGACGTTGGTCTTGCCCATAAAGCTGGCTACGAACTCTGTCCTGGGGCTCTCGTATATCTCCTTGGGAGTTCCGACCTGCTCAACCGTTCCGACGTTCATAACGGCTATTCTGTCGCTGATTGCCATGGCCTCCTCCTGGTCGTGGGTGACGTAGAGGACTGTTATTCCAAGCTCGCGCTGAATCCTCCTTATCTCGGAACGCATCTCAAGCCTGAGTTTGGCATCGAGGTTGCTCAGAGGCTCGTCGAGGAGGAGTATCTTTGGCTCGACTACCAAGGCCCTAGCGATGGCGACACGCTGCTGCTGACCGCCGGAGAGCTGGGTTGGATATCTATCCTCGAAGCCCGAGAGCTTGACCAGCTCCAGCGCCCACTTGACCTTCCTCTCTATCTCATCCTTCGGAAGCTTCTTGATCTTCAGACCGTAGGCGACGTTGTCGAACACCGTCATGTGTGGCCAGAGGGCGTAGTTCTGGAAGACTAAAACTGCTCCCCTCTCGCTGGAGCTCATGTAGGTAACGTCCTGGTCGTCGAACCAGATGGTTCCGCTGTCCGGGAAGTCAAGGCCAGCTATTATTCTCAAGGTTGTGGACTTTCCACATCCGCTCGGTCCGAGCAGGGTGAAGAGCTCGCCGTGCTTTATGTCAAGGTTTATTCCCTTGAGGGCGACGGTGTCTCCAAAGGTTTTGACGATGTTCTCAAGCTTGACCTCAACCATTTCCATCACCTCATGTGAGACCGATGAAGGAGTACCTCTGCTTGGTCAGCAGGTTGACAATCACGATTGACGTTATCTGCACCACGATGAGGAGCACACCCATCGCGGCCACTATGTGGACGCTTCCAGTTGCTCCCCTGAGGACTTCGGCCATGTAAGCGGTCATCGGCATCTTATCTGGCTGCATTGCACCGAGGGTTATGCTCGTGCTCGTCTCGCTCATGGCATAGACGAAGCTCAGCATCGCGCCTCCGAAGACGTTTAGGTAAATCAGAGGCATGAGGACGCTTGCTATGGTCTTCCACCTCGTTGCGCCGAGGTTCATGGCCGCTTCCTCAAGGGAAACGTGGACCTGCTGCAGTCCGGCGTAAGTTGAGCGCGCCGCGAAGGGCAGACGCCTGATGGAGTAGGCCAGTATGAGCACAAACGCCGGGTTGAAGGCGTTGAGGTTCGTTGGGTCGAGGAAGGTTCCCTTAAAGGCCGATGAGAAGAAGTAGAAGTATCCCATCGCCACGACGATACCTGGGACGGCCATGGGCAGTATGACAACGCTCTCGAGTATTGGTCCGAGCTTGCCCTTGAACCTGCCCGCGGCATAGGATGACGTGATTGAGAGCAGGATTATGAGCACTATGGCCGATCCAGCGTAGGTGAGGCTGTTGACGATGGCGGAGCTGACCTGTGGATCAGTGAACATCATCTTGATCCAGTCGAGGGTGAAGCCCTGCGGGAGCGGGGTGGTGCTCCACTGCTCCGAGAAGGCGAGCATTATGACACCCATCTGCGGGAAGATGGTGAA encodes the following:
- a CDS encoding DUF447 domain-containing protein yields the protein MLELFNEGQVYEVLLVTHSNATPVGVVRKGEALNFKLFGGRSAEELKAHPYASIQITNDVELLVKLALNIPVNVEFAERKPHRWIKGLPGVYGEVKLMEETHEDKLGKATVLRCSLKPEGVIEGSLPPRPISRADYLLLEMAVDLTRLFVATREVKVELARNLYERIWINYQMYKRFGGNSEIAEKMMGWAVSSLRWNP
- a CDS encoding ABC transporter ATP-binding protein; its protein translation is MVEVKLENIVKTFGDTVALKGINLDIKHGELFTLLGPSGCGKSTTLRIIAGLDFPDSGTIWFDDQDVTYMSSSERGAVLVFQNYALWPHMTVFDNVAYGLKIKKLPKDEIERKVKWALELVKLSGFEDRYPTQLSGGQQQRVAIARALVVEPKILLLDEPLSNLDAKLRLEMRSEIRRIQRELGITVLYVTHDQEEAMAISDRIAVMNVGTVEQVGTPKEIYESPRTEFVASFMGKTNVIPAKVVERNGDRVTVEFEGIRLDGLYYTEKSDKVVIVIRPERIKLKPVENAVSFTGTVDLIEYYGFFVEVVGLFGETRIISRTISDKEVAHLRPLQEVTFYVDRDDIIVLPKQQL